AGtttattgtttaattatttatagttcCACGTCTCTACCAAACACCCAGCTAAACGAGACAGATCCCTTTGACTGACGTTTGACCCTGTCGCTGGCTCTTTCCTCTAACCTCTTGATCCTCTGCGGCAACGTGCACAGATACTCCTGTGCTCTCCTTCCTTCACCTGACAACCCCGACCCCAAACTCTCCACCTTCCACCTCCTCAACAGAAACTCCAAGATACCAGCGTAATCCGCCGCCGTGTAAACTCCGATCCTCTGCGCCACCGCGGCGTAGTGATCAAAAAGTTGGTCGTCTCTTCCGTCGTGCATAAGGTGAGCTGGCATCGTGATCCGCTTTTTCATCATGCTCGCCAGCGCCTGTACTGTTCCGTCGGGGTCGAGCTCGAATAGCTTCTCCACTATCTTCGTGTAAGCAGTCTCGTGACGTTTCTCGTCGGCGGCGATTGTTCCGCAGATCTTTGCTAGTGTTGTATCGCCGTAGGTCGTGGCTAGCCTCGCCGTGTTGCCGTGAGAGATGAATGTGGCGCGTTCTTGGAACGATGTGTAGATGAATCCATTGTAAGGATTGTTTTCAAACTTCgaatcctaaaaaaaaaatatcagcaaacagattttattattaatattgaaACTATAAAGTTTAAAACTCCTCAAAATGATGCAAAACTAAGAAAAAACAAAGTCGAATGTAACAAAAATTAcgccaaaaataaatatattaactcTATAAAAAGTTAGACAGAGTAGATAAGGAGCTTAGAAACTTATCAAATTAATATTGAAAActgtaaatttattatttaagtaaTTTTCTCGAATAATAGTGAAAAATTTCATGCAATTCCCCttagtaatttataaaaaaattcagcatgcaactaaaaaaaaatcatacgtTTAGCCTAAACCTCGTCTTGATAAGAGAAACGAATCtttatttaaaccaatttaataaaAACGTATGTCAcgaaaataagataaaaatcgAATACTTACCATACCAGAACCGATTAGATATTGTATAGTCCTTTCAACATGTCGCATATCAACGCGACCACATAGGTAAAGATACTTGTTAAGCAAATCACCGTGACGGTTTTCCTCCGCCGTCCATGCTCTGATCCAAACCGCCCACGGCGATAAACTCCCACCGGTTTCATCCTTAACGCCGTCAAGTGTGTTTAACGTCGTTTGATACGTTGGAAGTGCTTCTTCCGTGATCATGTCTCCGACAAGAACTACAAAGTAGTCATCAGGAATCTCCTTTGTTCGTTCTCTAATCTCTCTGACTTGGTCGTAGAATGCATCATCGGTCTCGGGCGCCGGTAAAAAGTCCTGTGGTTGCCATGAATCTTCGACCGGTTTGAGATACGGTAGTAGTGTGGTTTCTGCCCAGTTCTCCATTGATTTGAAGATCTCGAGCTTCTCTTGTGGTATTGTGTGTGTTATTTGGTTATTTACTTCCTTGATTGGTCGAAAATTATTGCATGTTACGTTATTATTCCTGCAAAAAAGTTAAACTAAGTACCAACAGAAATGGGTCCTCGTACTTGCTAAAAAGATTTGCGATATCTTTTACAattatagaaagaaaaaaaaaacataatatatatttctaaaaccATGCATGTATGTAGTTTGACACAAACTATTCGTCTATTTCAttttactaattataaaaatgaaaagtctATAAGTTACTAATCTAATAACTTGCTTTTGAGTCGTTAATCTCAATACCTTTGtgcttaaaaaagaaaacattttatgGATTACATATATGATTGGTCCATTCTTTTTGCTTTATGAGCCGAGTGGAGACGTTGGGTCATTGCTTCCAGATTGGAGATTGGATTTCTTATTACTTTAGTAAGATTATACAGCGACGGTAAagatttttttgatatttgattttcaataattttgcaTGGTGggtgaaaatgtattttttaagaCAACTCAGCTTATTAAAGTAGAACTGTACTTGTTGCCTGACAAATACAATTTACCTAACCAGTTTTTAATTTAATCGTTATTTGCAagcaaatattttcaattaaactatcttagagcatgattactGGGGGTTTTTAGGGTGAGATTATTAGCGAAATATAAGAAtctgttttttaacttttaactaaaaaatctaagaaccggttcttaaataagagcaTCTTCAAAAAAATCAATCGAAACTTATTTACAATCTTAAGATCACCTAATGATGACTAATGTCACGATCCATGTGAAAACAAACACCACGCAATGCATGTGTAGGCACACAGGAAAGTTAAAGGTATAGTCATTCTGCAGTGTAAAGAAAATGTTTTCAGgtggaccaaaaaaaaaagttgacatCATGATACGAATCATGAATATGCAAAGATACATAGAATCCAATGTATATTTTAGTCCCACTTAACATGACAATAATGACTTTAGCTAAGCGTTAAAATGTAATGCTCATGTAATACCTCAGATCATAACAAAAATATGTGATAAAACGTTAAATCTCATTTGAGCAACCACATTAATGAAACtgcattataattttatttatttgtgtttgaAACGACggaataatattatatttaggaTAATTACATAGAAAACAGAGAGATTGAAAATGATATTCAGGTCACACTAAGACCCTACCTAAATGTTTATGCATATCTAAAGGAAAaagtgtgtttcaaaaaaaaaaaaaaaaatctaaaggaaAAAGTGAAATCGAAGATCTAAACTAAGtatcaaaaacatttaaaagGCGAAGAGATTTTACCTAGCAGGGTTCTTGGTGACGCAAGAAACTTGAAGgagacgagaagaagaagatccaaAGCCACGGGGAGGAGAAGTTATTGACGACGGCTTCTGCGTCATCACCGGCGAGGGCAAAAGCAAAGCTATCGACATCTCCGCTCTCTTTCTTTCTATCTCTCCTCAACAGATCTTTTtgattctttctttctctctctctctcgtgcTTGCGCGTTACAAGTTGGAatatatatctctatatatacaAAGTAAAGTTGGCTTGAGTTGGAGTGTTCTGTCTTCTCATTGATTATTCTGAATATCTGATTAATTATAGTATTACTATAGTACTCCTTAAGCAACCATTGACAACTGTTCGtttgatttaatcaattatttGGAAGATTCGTCTAACTTCATAAATAGTTTTGATGTATAACTTCCGCAAGAAAAGCCATTTTTTCCTGGGGAAAAACAAAAGTACTAAACAATGTATCAACTAAAAAACCtctaaagtattttttttttttttttgccatctttTATTAAAGTGCTGGGCCGAAGCCCAAAACACAGAAAAAACACTAAAAGCCCACAAAATGGAcataacaaaacagaaacaaatggGCCTAAAGCCCAATCGACCCACAAATGTAAACGCGCGTCAACCAAACATACGTGACCGTCCACGCGTTGAGATTCACCGTCAACGCGACACACGCGTCCGGACACCTCATGAAGCATGAACGCCAACCTctaaagtattttaaatcaccttcataattattattttttagatatttacgaACTAGAGATAGTCAATAAAAATTAAAGCGTTCAAATAATTCAATAATTTGTCCACCAGAAATTTGATGTTATTAATATTAGGCATCATTATTATACAAGTTGTGATTTAAGTGCGTAACCAACTGTCTGTCTATACAGGATGTTGCTCAAAAACAAGTTGTCGTCTAGCAAAATTTGGTTTTTGTGTCATTGATTGGATAACGAAAGTACAAAACCCAAAATGAGAAGTTGCCAAATCCATAACTTTAACGCTATTGACCGATTTAACATCCCACCCTGATAAGCTGGTAAGTAATATTCACTCCGTTACACAAAcgttttagtattttcacacatattaaaaaaacacattaaacaaccataataaatgtatcattttctgtaattttcaattttcaataactttttaCAAATAGTAATTCagtaaaatcaattaatttacgtgaagtttacattttttcatagaaaacacaaaaaatacatctttctgaaacaaacattttttctaaaaagtctaTCATTAAGGAACAGAGGAGTACACAATACTACCCATATGAGTTTTTAATTTTCACTTGAAAATTTGCGAAAGAAAGTTATTTGCATTTTATCATAATTTACGTTATGCTAGAACAACAATTTTCCGTTGGGTTTGTCgaacttaaaaacaattttgttaTTCTTTTCAGGTAATTGGTAGTTTATACTAaatttataatgattttataacgCATAAGCGttacaaaaattagaaaatattgatacaaaaacattaaaataacaaatttacaaaTGACAGAAGTCTCTGGTTTAGTTAGATAAGTTACgtcaaaatacattaaaaaaattaaaattttactatcaCCAAGATTTATTTGAATGTTACTCgctttaaaaatcttaaaaactcTGTAAAGTTATCTTTGGTTAATCGCATTTTAAACAtttcttatttgttttattttattttccaatttcaACTTTGTTTTGGAGTAAtgtttttctattatattttccattctaaaatagagtagAAATGAGTTTACTTAAAAGTATTCaccattgtttttatttatttttttcataaaaaatttaaatcaaattaaacattaATTCTATATTAAagttattcaattaaaaaaaacaattttgtgCATTTAAAGTGTTTCATCGTGTTTATCGAacataaaaacaattttccatTCTTTTTAGGTAACTGGTGACTTTTACTAATTCATAATGATTTTGTAACGCATAAACgttatagaaaatttaaaaactgaaaatattgatatagaaacaccaaaaaaaaaaatctttgttttcatttatgatcattcaaattataaaggttatgttaaaataatttttaaaattaatattcactaaaataaatttgtaggttgtccatttaaaaaaatcttaaacaattgtgtaatatatacaatttataGTCTTTTGAgcgttttaaaatttacttcattttcattttaagTTCTGgagtaaaataaattttaatcttgTTATATGTTACTATAAAATATAGTAAGATGAGTTTATTTCATAAATTGGGTAATcatattactattttatttttgttatttatttatcattaaaaatataaaatttaactaaaactcaattatgttttgaagtttgttcaattttaaataaatttttttttacataaaaaatgaTCACATAGAATCCTGAAATTATCAAGTAGTTCTTATATACATTCCAGTTATCTTTTTAGAATTACTACAATCAAAATTACTTAAATAGACcgaaaagcaaaagaaaaagacaagtCATAAAACGCAAacatcaaatttaaattatattcccTTTCTGAAACTTACgagtatatttttatcaaaaaaaaaaaaaaaacttacgagTATATTCTGGATGAAAAAGTTAAGCAAATGATATTTCCCAAAAAGGTATTGTCCaagattataaaatatgtacacTAGTATCGAAGCACATTGGTTTGGTAGCAAGTTAGCGAACATTACCACAAAATCAGTTTGTAGATTTGACATCATGCTTTCTTTAGAAATAAGTTGAGAACACAAGTTTGATCAAATTCCAAATTGAAATAAACATAGGAGTATAGGACTATTGTTTTCATGATCCATCCCGACTTTTTTAGTCCACCAGTTTCTCATTAGTTCGGCACATCTGGCCTCAGAGCTTGTTTAGCCATACTATCCTCAAACACTAGGTTTTCCCGAATACAGAAACTAAAAGGAGCataataaaaagattttgtcaaacgccaaatatcaaataaaattcggTGGAGATCCGAACAATGTCCACCATCTAAGATCGCCGGAGTCAGCTTTATTTGTACTTAGTCTTTATGATAAATGTTTTCAGAATTAAGTTAGAAATGAAATCAAACTTGTCTTTGTGACAGTGAACAACTAGatcgaacatatatatatatataagactgCATATCATTTTCGTTTACTGAtatgtttcttattatatttgtttCCACAAAAATGGagaaatatatttatcaacTGAATAAAATTTTGCAGTATTGGGAATCTTCCCAATAcaattcaaaccaaaccaatatgTAACCAAACTCAACTAGACAGAAAAGTCTGAAAGAAaagtatattgatttttttcttaaaagatcGTTTGAACAAAATCTAGTTGTGTCGCTTGAAAGATCGCTTGAACAAAATCTAGTTGTGCCGCTGATCATCAACACCATTAAAACGTGCAATAAAACATATTTGTTGTCCGCTGTTGCCAACAACTCCAAAACGAACATAACCGTAGTAGACTATTGCGACCACAAGACCTACATTAACTGGATTGCAGTATAAGTTTGTTCGGATTCCGAAGCAGCAAAGTGTTGAAAGAAGACAGCCAGGTTGACAAaaacatcatcttcatcatgtcATTATCGGCAATAATCATCCATGGTAGACTACAAACCAATAAGAGCACATAGCCAAGGTACAAGGATCTTTTTTTATActaatttattatgtttgttataaaTTGTGAAATCATTACATCTAGAAATagaacataaaattatatttctgCTAGGAAGTTTCACATATGATAGTTATATTTCGATTCTATTTGCATCATAGTAAAAattgtatgtatttttttattaatcttcaTAATTGTTAATACATTGTTTTAGGATTCAAAATCCATATCTTCTTCTGCAAAAGCAttaaagaatattttatttagttactgTATTCTACAAAGAAGAATGACGTATGTAACTTTGCGACGTAGTCACGTAGCATCATACCATCAAAATCTCAAATTTTTGCTTATAAATGAAATATAGATATAGAAAATCACACACTGGTAGTTAACCATTTTCATCGGTTTtatggtaataaaatcaaattctGATTCGAGTAAATTAACATCTATGGAAACCCAACAAGAAGAATCTAGTCAAGCCCAAATACTATTCCGATCGCGTGAAACCCGCTCATGGATTATTCTCAACCCGACCCGGTAATAATTACCCGCTTTAAAAGTCACGCGCTCGGGAATAACATCATTAACGGGCCCACGTCCCTATGTTGATATATTCAGTTAATGATGACGTTACCGTCACAGCTAAGCTAAAGTACTCACGATTCGATAGAAAAAAAATGACCGCTTATAAACGGCGTTTGCTCACAGAAGAATAAACAAAAAGGCAAAACGAGCGAAAAAGTTAAACCCCCAAAATCGCAACCACCATGACCACCGTAACGGAAGGCGCGAAGGCTGTCACGCCGAGGTGTAAGAATAGCGGAAGGCTGCGTGTGATGTGTAGGTACGGCGGAAGTATACTCTCGCTCCCGCAGACGAAATCGCCGCGCTACGTCGGCGGAGACACTCGGATCGTCGCCGTCCCTCCCTCCGCGGAGACGAGCGTCGCATCGCTCGTCAGCCACCTCGTGGTCACGCTCGGAATCTCTTACGATTTCAAGGTCAAGTATCAGTTGCCCGATCAGGAGCTGGACTCGCTCATCTCCGTCGAGACGGACGAGGATGTTCAGATCATGATGGAGGAGCACGGATACCTCACGTGCGAGTCCTCGATCCCGAAGACGCGCGTTCGGCTGTTTCTCTTCCCTTCGAAAACTCAAGGCGGCGCGAGTCGGGGAGATCCGGCTCAGTGTAAAGCTGGGGAGGCGGCGGCGGGGGATGTTGATTGGCTTGGGATAGGGGAGTCGAATCCTACTCGCGATGAGTTGACTCAGCCCGTGCTTCAGCACCCGAAGACTGATACGTGGTTCGTAGATGCGTTAAAAGGGGTGGAGATGATGCAGACTGGGGGGAATAATAGCGGGAGTAGCGCCGGGAGCGGTGGGATTTGCGGACAGGAGTCGATGATGCTCGAGACTAATTCGTCGTTTGGCTCGACGTCGTCCTCTGTTTCTTCGAGCAAATTGCCTCCGATGAAGAGCACCGGCGAGGACAATACGTCGAATTCTCAGGTCAAGTTTGCGCCCATAGAATCACTGACAAGGTATTATATTCCTTAAGTGTGGTGACATAAAAGCTATCTCTTGAAGTaactttaaaaaagaaaacataactcTTGGAGCGATCCTGTTGTTGAGTATAggttttcttctatatatatgatccGTGGAACAAGTTCATATACTCTCAGAGATCATGTTGTTGAAGTGAGTTAAGAAGAAAACATAGTTCTTGGAGCAATCCTGTTGTTGAGTGTAGGCTTTCTTCTCTATATATACATGATCTGTGGAACAAGTTCGTAGTCTAGACAGTAAGGACAATGCGCTCTGGTGTATGTTATTCCTTTGTGATGTATTTTTATTCTAGTATTTGAATTTGAGTTTCTAATTCCTAAggattgtatatattttttttattttcagagAAGATGTCAATCCTCTAATCACGTTTTGTTCAAAAGACAATTCTTTTGCTGATCACCATTCTTCCTTTCCTTCTTACTGTTAACAGCGGCAATACTGCAGTCACACCAATATCTTTTCAAGAGCTACCGACAAGCCCTCATGTTTTGGAGACCAAATTATCTCCAAACACGTACGAGCCTGACCTAAACAAACCAGTTCCAGTTTCGGGGTATCCACAATTTCTGAACCAagctcaacaacaacaacaacctatCTACGTGGTTTACACTGGACAGCCGCCTTACATGACCGGAAACTCACCTATGGCATTGCCTGCGTACCAGCACATGAACCAGATACATTATCAGCTCCAGCCTCAGCCATACCCAGTCTATTATCCAGTTGAGCAGTATAATTCGAGGTATGTTCAAGCTCCGCCTGTGAGACACAACACCGCTCTAAACACCCACCATGTTGAATCCCCAGTGGCTCGCACCAGCAGCCCTCTAGCTCCAGAGTTTTCCTCGCAGGTTTACCTTACACCCAAACCCGATTCATCGGTGCAAACATCAAGTGAAGCTGGTGTTAGTACTACATGCAAAGATGATTTCATCTACAACACTGACCTCGATGACGATACAGCTCGTGCTCAGCTTTACAAATCACAGCCACCCGCTCCAATAGTATCGTCTGAGTTACAAACAATGATGCTGACTGAAGCTCTGGGTCAGCTAAACACCCACAAAGGTTTATAAGACTTGAGAGCATTAAAATCGGTTTTCATGCTGCTGAGGTTCGTTTCAGGTATTTGGTTTTTACAGTTTTGTTTTCGTTTTCGTTTtcttacacatatatatatatacatacgtcTGCTTTTCTTGTCTCCTTGGTGATCCTTGTCCCACTTCTTTCACACACTTGGTTGCTGTAATACAATGATGATCctattttatttcctttatGAAGTTTACAGGTTacattttataaagaaatatgtTAGCATATGATttacttttttcattttggcccagtaaaaaatcattaatgaattaaatatatGTCTCGCTGTATTTATTGTTCTTCAAATTTGCCAATTATGTATCTTGAGATCTGCACCGTCTACGTGTCTCTTAAAGCTCAATATTGTTCGTAACTTAACTAGTTACAGGCTAACGAACCACTACAGTGTAGCACCTGATTCATACCAGCGTCACTCCCTTCCGGAGAGATTAGTGGGCGAGTAATCGGACACTCGATCTGGTGAATCGAAACCGAGGTGCATCAGATCAAATCGTgagataaaattttgaattctctTTCCGAATGGAGGATTGACCTGTTATTGGGTTTTAGGGATCCCTtaataagaaacataaaaaatgaacGCGGAGCGATCGTCGTTGTGAACTTCCTGATGGAGGAGAACTGCTTCTTGACGGCGTTTGAGCTTCTTCACGAGCTCCTCGACTATGGCCACGATGCCCAAACAATTCGTCTTAAGGAGTTCTTCTCCGATCCTTCCCGTTTCCCTCCTGATCAGATTTCTTGGTATAATTCCATTCGAGGTTCGCCAACTCTTCGCCTCAGCGTTTGTATTGTATACTCGCTGGTGAATATCCGCCTCCTCACATTGTTATTTTGTCACTTAAATTATCAGATTGTGCTTGTCAGTAGGTTGAGTTGCGTTTTAGAGATCTTATCTGTTGAATGTGTAATGGTTGGGTCATGAACATGTTCTccatgcaattttttttttttttaaattgaatgttaaatttaattcaaaaaagaaaagacctTGTTACAACTATGTGTGTCATTTCTTAATATTTTCTATACATGTTTGGGTAAAGACAAATAGAAACTCTTTCTTCAACTCCTCTACCTCCTCATCACTTATCAACCTTTTCAAATCTACctagctctcactcctactagGCAGccagctctcactcctactggATCTTCCTATCTTGTTGCAAACCAAAATTGCATCCCTTTCCCAATTACATTGTCTCCCttcctttgtattaatgtgaaCTTGTTCCTCATATTTTTATCAAGCAGCTTGATCAAAAGTTCTGTTGGTGCACTAGCCTCCCCATGCCTTCGTCTATTACGCTCTCGCCATAACATATATACCGTAGCTTGCAACATATATTTTATGAGGAAACTCTCCATGCAATTTGACTGAAGGTTTGCACATGTATCCATAGTCTTAAGTTTGCAAAATAATCATAATTGAAGAACTTGTTGAATCGGGTGATCTTATAACCAAGAACAACTCATCTTCTATGTATCTTTTGTCGCAGTGTGAGGTTTTGATTCATatagttttgttttgatttagcTACATGCTTTCTTACGCATCATCGTTGGTAGCTAGTAATTGTTACCCTGCAATGCAGTTGCGGACCCTCAAAGTTTGCTGGAGGAGAAAGAAGCGTTATCGGAAAAGCTAGCTATCAGTGAATATGAATTTCGTTTAGCACAAGAGGATATTACAAGATTGAAAACTGAAGGACAGAAGAGATCTGATTGTTCGATTGACAAGCTAAAAGGTATCTATCTATATACTGAACTATTTGTTCTACTCTC
This genomic stretch from Brassica napus cultivar Da-Ae chromosome C9, Da-Ae, whole genome shotgun sequence harbors:
- the LOC106372204 gene encoding stearoyl-[acyl-carrier-protein] 9-desaturase 3, chloroplastic-like — its product is MSIALLLPSPVMTQKPSSITSPPRGFGSSSSRLLQVSCVTKNPARNNNVTCNNFRPIKEVNNQITHTIPQEKLEIFKSMENWAETTLLPYLKPVEDSWQPQDFLPAPETDDAFYDQVREIRERTKEIPDDYFVVLVGDMITEEALPTYQTTLNTLDGVKDETGGSLSPWAVWIRAWTAEENRHGDLLNKYLYLCGRVDMRHVERTIQYLIGSGMDSKFENNPYNGFIYTSFQERATFISHGNTARLATTYGDTTLAKICGTIAADEKRHETAYTKIVEKLFELDPDGTVQALASMMKKRITMPAHLMHDGRDDQLFDHYAAVAQRIGVYTAADYAGILEFLLRRWKVESLGSGLSGEGRRAQEYLCTLPQRIKRLEERASDRVKRQSKGSVSFSWVFGRDVEL
- the LOC106372202 gene encoding uncharacterized protein LOC106372202, with translation MTTVTEGAKAVTPRCKNSGRLRVMCRYGGSILSLPQTKSPRYVGGDTRIVAVPPSAETSVASLVSHLVVTLGISYDFKVKYQLPDQELDSLISVETDEDVQIMMEEHGYLTCESSIPKTRVRLFLFPSKTQGGASRGDPAQCKAGEAAAGDVDWLGIGESNPTRDELTQPVLQHPKTDTWFVDALKGVEMMQTGGNNSGSSAGSGGICGQESMMLETNSSFGSTSSSVSSSKLPPMKSTGEDNTSNSQVKFAPIESLTSGNTAVTPISFQELPTSPHVLETKLSPNTYEPDLNKPVPVSGYPQFLNQAQQQQQPIYVVYTGQPPYMTGNSPMALPAYQHMNQIHYQLQPQPYPVYYPVEQYNSRYVQAPPVRHNTALNTHHVESPVARTSSPLAPEFSSQVYLTPKPDSSVQTSSEAGVSTTCKDDFIYNTDLDDDTARAQLYKSQPPAPIVSSELQTMMLTEALGQLNTHKGL